From a region of the Tenggerimyces flavus genome:
- a CDS encoding ABC transporter substrate-binding protein: MKPFQRLAAGLAVGALALVAGCGAGGDPLATPSGDTDSSKAPTDTIVVGSANFPENVVLAEIYAGALEAKGVKVTKKLNIGNREAFMQALEDGSIDLIPEYSGVLLQFFDKQTAAVTPDEVYDAIPAKLPETLTVLDKAAAEDKDAIVVTQEVADQYKLKSIEDLGPVAKDIVIGGPPEFRTRQTGLVGLKEKYGLEFKQFRPLDVAGPLSVQALKNGQVQAVNLFTTQSAIAENNFVVLDDPKSLFAAQNVVPLITKSKASDTVKEALNAVSAKLDTPTLADLVKQAEVDKKNPDDIAKAWLDGAGLS; the protein is encoded by the coding sequence ATGAAACCGTTCCAGAGACTCGCCGCGGGGCTCGCGGTCGGGGCGCTCGCCCTCGTTGCGGGGTGCGGTGCGGGCGGGGACCCGCTGGCCACGCCGAGCGGCGACACCGACAGCTCGAAGGCGCCGACCGACACGATCGTGGTGGGATCGGCGAACTTCCCGGAGAACGTCGTGCTCGCGGAGATCTACGCTGGCGCGCTCGAGGCGAAGGGCGTCAAGGTCACCAAGAAGCTCAACATCGGCAACCGCGAGGCGTTCATGCAGGCGCTCGAGGACGGGTCGATCGACCTGATCCCGGAGTACTCCGGCGTGCTGCTGCAGTTCTTCGACAAGCAGACGGCCGCGGTGACGCCGGACGAGGTGTACGACGCGATCCCGGCGAAGCTGCCGGAGACCCTGACGGTGCTGGACAAGGCTGCCGCGGAGGACAAGGACGCGATCGTCGTCACGCAGGAGGTCGCGGACCAGTACAAGCTGAAGTCGATCGAGGATCTTGGCCCGGTGGCCAAGGACATCGTCATCGGCGGACCGCCTGAGTTCCGTACCCGGCAGACCGGCCTCGTCGGGCTGAAGGAGAAGTACGGGCTGGAGTTCAAGCAGTTCCGTCCGCTGGACGTGGCGGGGCCGCTTTCCGTGCAGGCGTTGAAGAACGGGCAGGTGCAGGCCGTCAACCTGTTCACCACGCAGTCGGCGATCGCGGAGAACAACTTCGTCGTGCTCGACGACCCGAAGAGCCTGTTCGCGGCACAGAACGTGGTGCCGTTGATCACCAAGTCGAAAGCTTCGGACACCGTGAAGGAAGCGCTCAACGCGGTGTCGGCGAAGCTCGACACCCCGACGCTCGCCGACCTGGTGAAGCAGGCCGAGGTGGACAAGAAGAACCCCGACGACATCGCGAAGGCGTGGTTGGACGGCGCCGGCCTGAGCTAG
- a CDS encoding ABC transporter permease produces MNWFEWFSSNASEIFTVFVRHVYLTLVPVVIGLVLAIPLGWVARRFRWVYPPMIGITGLLYTIPSLALFVIAPVIFGFGILDDANVIAALTVYSVALLVRTVADGLAAVPEDVRQAAQAMGYKPFRQFISVELPVAVPFIAAGLRVAVVSNVSMVSVASLIGVSQLGSLFIDGFQRNFPAPLLTGLVLSVALALALDAVVLVGTRMLTPWRRARA; encoded by the coding sequence ATGAACTGGTTCGAGTGGTTCTCGAGCAACGCCAGCGAGATCTTCACGGTCTTCGTCCGGCACGTCTACCTCACGCTCGTTCCCGTGGTGATCGGCCTGGTGCTGGCGATCCCGTTGGGCTGGGTGGCGCGCCGGTTCCGCTGGGTCTATCCGCCGATGATCGGCATCACCGGCCTGCTCTACACGATCCCGTCGCTGGCGTTGTTCGTGATCGCTCCGGTGATCTTCGGCTTCGGCATCCTCGACGACGCGAACGTGATCGCGGCGCTGACCGTCTACTCCGTCGCGTTGCTCGTCCGTACGGTCGCTGACGGTCTCGCGGCGGTGCCCGAGGACGTCCGGCAGGCGGCGCAGGCGATGGGCTACAAACCGTTCCGCCAGTTCATCTCCGTCGAGCTCCCGGTGGCGGTCCCGTTCATCGCCGCCGGCCTCCGCGTGGCGGTCGTGTCGAACGTGAGCATGGTCAGCGTCGCCTCGCTGATCGGGGTCTCTCAGCTCGGCAGCCTGTTCATCGACGGGTTCCAGCGCAACTTCCCGGCCCCGCTGCTCACCGGGCTCGTCCTGTCGGTCGCGTTGGCGCTGGCGCTCGACGCGGTCGTTCTGGTCGGTACCCGAATGCTGACTCCCTGGCGAAGGGCGCGCGCATGA
- a CDS encoding ABC transporter permease produces MITGFFDWLRDPVNWSGIDGIPNRLIEHIGYSVLALILAAAIGIPLGLYIGHTGKGKFLVAGLANAFRALPTLGLVILAAIIVGPLLPGDAAYLVPSIFVLVVLAVPPILATTYAGVEGVDEAARDAAYGMGMTGGQVLFKIETPCALPLMMSGIRSAMLQIVSTATIAAVVSLGGLGRFVLDGLANQQYQVMLGGAILVALLAVAFELVLAFVQWLLVPRGLSKRTGRRDLVAETAAESDVKEEELVAAR; encoded by the coding sequence ATGATCACCGGATTCTTCGACTGGCTCAGAGATCCCGTCAACTGGTCCGGCATCGACGGGATTCCGAACAGGCTCATCGAGCACATCGGCTACTCGGTGCTCGCGCTGATCCTCGCCGCCGCGATCGGCATCCCGCTCGGGCTGTACATCGGGCACACCGGCAAGGGGAAGTTCCTCGTCGCCGGGCTGGCGAACGCGTTCCGCGCGCTGCCGACGCTGGGTCTGGTGATCCTCGCCGCGATCATCGTGGGTCCGCTGCTTCCCGGAGACGCGGCCTACCTGGTGCCGAGCATCTTCGTCCTCGTGGTGCTGGCCGTTCCGCCGATCCTCGCGACGACGTACGCGGGAGTCGAGGGCGTAGACGAGGCGGCGCGGGACGCCGCGTACGGGATGGGGATGACCGGCGGGCAGGTGTTGTTCAAGATCGAGACGCCCTGCGCGTTGCCGCTGATGATGTCCGGCATCCGCAGCGCGATGCTGCAGATCGTCTCGACCGCGACGATCGCCGCCGTCGTCTCGCTCGGTGGCCTGGGCCGGTTCGTGCTCGACGGACTGGCCAACCAGCAGTACCAGGTGATGCTGGGCGGCGCGATTCTGGTGGCTCTGTTGGCGGTGGCGTTCGAGCTGGTGCTGGCGTTCGTGCAGTGGCTGCTGGTCCCGCGCGGACTGTCCAAGCGCACTGGACGGCGCGACCTGGTGGCGGAGACCGCCGCGGAAAGCGACGTGAAGGAAGAAGAGCTGGTCGCAGCACGTTGA
- a CDS encoding ABC transporter ATP-binding protein: MSGSFLVKLGLLVGFVVRTAPLRSAFLATLAILGGALTPALMAATGLVVARAERAATSGMDSAAGQGLLAALVLVGVLFAADQALAPVRDTIGASIGSAMGQQRRERLLAATLRPYGIGHLEDPTLADEIRRAGDIEWDIGPLTLIVGELAKFVGLLTAAIGSAILLAQLVWWAPIVLLASAALTHVFMHGDEYKQVREKEEYVGIERRADYFRQLSLDPPMAKETRLFGLAGFLADRTRGLRLEFLSHLWRARRLGRGPALRTVATIAIAHGVVLTYLAMSTLDGQVSPSQLTVYVQAIGGIVMLGFGSGATDLWWVYQGTSTIPHLLRLERRDLGPAVPRSTTTATGAPRNEIRLEGVRFGYNGRPVLDGLDLTIPAGSSLAIVGDNGAGKTTLLKLLARLYEPDEGRILVDGKDLREYDVTSWRRQLAVIFQDFVKYELSARDNVAFGRLDSATDENANRQATERAGAREVVESLPAGWDTTLARQYSGGVDLSGGQWQRIALARTLRAAEGGARLLVLDEPTANLDVRAEAELFDRFLELTAGTTTILVTHRLSTVRHADRIAVLDRGRVRETGTHDELLAADGLYARMFRLQADRFAGEPRP; the protein is encoded by the coding sequence GTGTCCGGATCGTTCCTGGTCAAGCTCGGCCTGCTGGTCGGCTTCGTCGTGCGCACGGCACCCCTCCGCTCGGCATTCCTTGCCACGCTGGCGATCCTCGGCGGTGCGCTGACACCCGCGCTGATGGCCGCGACCGGACTCGTTGTCGCCCGCGCCGAACGAGCGGCCACCTCGGGCATGGATTCGGCCGCGGGACAAGGGCTGCTGGCGGCGTTGGTCCTGGTCGGCGTGCTCTTCGCCGCCGACCAAGCGCTGGCACCGGTACGCGACACGATCGGTGCGTCCATCGGCTCGGCGATGGGTCAGCAGCGCCGCGAACGGCTGCTGGCCGCAACCCTGCGCCCGTACGGGATCGGCCACCTCGAAGACCCCACCCTGGCCGACGAGATCCGCCGAGCGGGCGACATCGAATGGGACATCGGCCCACTGACCCTGATCGTCGGCGAGCTCGCCAAGTTCGTCGGGCTGCTCACCGCCGCGATCGGCTCTGCCATCCTCCTGGCCCAGCTCGTCTGGTGGGCACCGATCGTCCTGCTCGCCTCCGCGGCGCTCACCCACGTCTTCATGCATGGCGATGAGTACAAACAGGTACGGGAGAAGGAGGAGTACGTCGGGATCGAACGGCGCGCGGACTACTTCCGTCAGCTGTCGCTCGATCCGCCGATGGCCAAGGAAACAAGGCTGTTCGGCCTCGCAGGCTTCCTCGCCGACCGGACCAGGGGGCTCCGGCTCGAGTTCCTCTCCCACCTCTGGCGCGCCCGCCGGCTCGGGCGCGGCCCCGCACTCCGTACGGTCGCGACCATCGCCATCGCACACGGAGTCGTCCTGACGTACCTCGCCATGTCGACGCTCGACGGACAAGTCAGCCCGAGCCAGTTGACCGTCTACGTCCAGGCCATCGGCGGCATCGTGATGCTCGGCTTCGGCTCCGGGGCGACCGACCTCTGGTGGGTCTACCAAGGCACGTCGACGATCCCGCACCTGCTCCGACTCGAACGCCGCGACCTCGGCCCGGCCGTGCCACGCAGCACCACGACCGCGACAGGCGCGCCCCGCAACGAGATCCGCCTCGAAGGCGTCCGCTTCGGCTACAACGGCAGGCCCGTACTCGACGGCCTCGACCTCACCATCCCCGCGGGCAGCTCGCTGGCGATCGTCGGCGACAACGGCGCCGGCAAGACGACCCTGCTCAAGCTGCTCGCCCGGCTCTACGAGCCCGACGAAGGCCGGATTCTCGTGGATGGCAAGGACCTTCGCGAGTACGACGTCACCTCTTGGCGGCGCCAGCTCGCCGTGATCTTCCAGGACTTCGTGAAGTACGAGCTGAGCGCTCGCGACAACGTCGCGTTCGGCCGGCTCGACTCCGCGACCGACGAGAACGCCAACCGGCAGGCGACCGAACGTGCCGGTGCACGCGAGGTGGTCGAGTCGCTCCCCGCTGGATGGGACACCACGCTGGCGCGCCAGTACAGCGGCGGCGTCGACCTCTCCGGTGGGCAGTGGCAGCGAATCGCCTTGGCCCGCACCCTGCGCGCCGCCGAGGGCGGCGCCCGGCTGCTCGTACTCGACGAGCCCACCGCCAACCTCGACGTCCGCGCCGAAGCGGAGCTGTTCGACCGCTTCCTCGAGCTCACCGCCGGTACGACGACGATCCTCGTCACGCACCGGCTCTCGACCGTCCGCCACGCCGATCGGATCGCCGTTCTCGACCGCGGTCGCGTACGGGAGACCGGGACGCACGACGAGCTGCTGGCGGCCGACGGCCTGTACGCACGGATGTTCCGCTTGCAGGCCGACAGATTCGCGGGGGAACCACGACCATGA
- a CDS encoding ABC transporter ATP-binding protein — MIEFDSVTKRYPDGTVAVNEVNLQAPSGKITVFVGPSGCGKTTSLRMINRMIEPTSGRILIDGDETGGKDPATLRRGIGYVIQHAGLFPHRTVVDNVATVPLLLGWDKAKARSRAREVLERVGLPGAFAQRYPSQLSGGQQQRVGVARALAADPPVMLMDEPFSAVDPVVREGLQEEFLRLQNELDKTIVFVTHDIDEAIKLGDQVAVFRTGGILAQMATPAELLADPADDFVAGFVGRDRGYRALSFMQADGIELDSEPTVKLGQTAAEARSAATDGWVLVLDDGQRPQGWIDVDRLDDEVTPDVLNRGGTVASVDGSLRGILDAALSSPTGRGVVTDGQGRLLGTVVAGRVLEKVDEAHPGVAEVTG; from the coding sequence GTGATCGAGTTCGATTCCGTCACCAAGCGTTACCCCGACGGCACCGTCGCGGTGAACGAGGTGAATCTGCAGGCTCCGTCCGGGAAGATCACCGTGTTCGTCGGACCTTCGGGCTGCGGCAAGACGACCTCCCTCCGCATGATCAACCGGATGATCGAGCCCACGAGCGGGCGCATCCTGATCGACGGTGACGAAACGGGAGGTAAGGACCCTGCCACGCTGCGGCGCGGCATCGGGTACGTGATCCAGCACGCGGGCCTGTTCCCACACCGGACGGTGGTCGACAACGTCGCGACCGTTCCGCTGCTGCTCGGCTGGGACAAGGCGAAGGCGCGCAGCCGTGCGCGCGAGGTGCTCGAGCGCGTCGGCCTGCCCGGTGCGTTCGCGCAGCGCTATCCGTCGCAGCTGTCCGGCGGGCAGCAGCAGCGCGTCGGCGTCGCTCGCGCGCTCGCGGCCGATCCGCCGGTGATGCTGATGGACGAGCCGTTCTCCGCCGTCGACCCCGTCGTCCGCGAGGGTCTGCAGGAGGAGTTCCTGCGGCTGCAGAACGAGCTGGACAAGACGATCGTGTTCGTCACGCACGACATCGACGAGGCGATCAAGCTCGGCGACCAGGTGGCGGTGTTCCGCACGGGCGGCATCCTCGCTCAGATGGCGACGCCCGCGGAGCTGCTGGCCGACCCTGCCGACGACTTCGTCGCGGGGTTCGTCGGACGGGACCGCGGCTACCGGGCGCTGTCGTTCATGCAGGCTGACGGGATCGAGCTCGACTCCGAGCCGACCGTGAAGTTGGGGCAGACCGCCGCCGAGGCACGTTCGGCCGCGACCGACGGCTGGGTGCTCGTCCTCGACGATGGCCAGCGCCCGCAAGGCTGGATTGACGTCGACCGGTTGGACGACGAGGTGACGCCGGACGTCCTCAACCGGGGCGGAACGGTGGCGTCCGTCGACGGATCGCTGCGCGGCATCCTCGACGCCGCGCTGTCCTCGCCGACCGGCCGCGGCGTCGTCACCGACGGCCAGGGCCGGCTGCTCGGAACCGTCGTCGCGGGCCGCGTCCTGGAGAAGGTCGACGAGGCGCACCCGGGAGTTGCCGAGGTCACCGGATGA
- a CDS encoding ABC transporter ATP-binding protein, which translates to MTDSDKLPGLLRTLAYTVRAAMRTDPKVAAGGLLLIPLGWVSGTLFGLWLKLLVDAVVGADQRGVIAACTLMVVTWVGGFMVGTFGRRFNETLQDKAGVNLEHELIHVAAGTHSIQYLELPRYVDRLDPLRKEAWIVHWTLEALAETLGAFAQAAFTIALLVSIHPALALLPAFGIPALLAARAAALREKRAEEGTAAHRRRQRHFVKLGTDSSPGKEIRVFGLERELVRLSRVEWSKEHAIQTRVAWKGTGWQVATSAFFAVGFVGVLVLVGLSVARGTATVGDLALALVLARTMSHNLGMVVGMTRWLVDCLATGQRFLWLVERGRAEEPAATAPVPARLKQGMVLKNLSFGYPGTDRVILDDVTLTLAAGSVVALVGENGAGKSTLVKLLCGMYEPTGGAVLVDGTDLRELDPREWRKRCTGAFQDHARLELQVRDAVTIGDLDRLGDRDAAEDSLAAAGAAELASTLPNGLDTQLGTTWPGGTDLSGGQWQKVALARGLMRDDPLLTVLDEPTASLDAQTEDALFARYAAEARRSRPSNGVTLLVSHRFSTVRAADHIVVLGHTGVLEQGSHDELIRRDGVYAELYHLQARGYR; encoded by the coding sequence ATGACGGACTCGGACAAGCTGCCGGGACTGCTGCGTACGTTGGCGTACACCGTCCGAGCCGCGATGCGCACCGACCCGAAGGTAGCGGCCGGCGGCCTACTGTTGATCCCGCTCGGCTGGGTGAGCGGCACGCTGTTCGGCCTCTGGCTCAAGCTGCTCGTGGACGCGGTCGTCGGCGCGGACCAGCGCGGCGTGATCGCGGCCTGCACGCTCATGGTGGTCACGTGGGTGGGCGGATTCATGGTCGGCACCTTCGGTCGGCGCTTCAACGAGACGCTGCAGGACAAGGCGGGAGTCAACCTCGAGCACGAGCTCATCCACGTCGCGGCCGGCACCCACTCGATCCAGTACCTGGAGCTGCCCCGGTACGTGGATCGGCTCGACCCACTCCGCAAGGAAGCCTGGATCGTGCATTGGACGTTGGAGGCCCTCGCCGAGACGCTTGGTGCGTTCGCGCAGGCCGCGTTCACCATCGCCCTGCTGGTGAGCATCCATCCGGCGCTCGCGCTACTGCCCGCGTTCGGCATACCCGCCCTCCTCGCCGCTCGCGCTGCGGCGCTGCGAGAGAAGCGCGCGGAGGAAGGCACCGCCGCGCACCGACGCCGGCAGCGGCACTTCGTCAAGCTGGGGACGGATTCCTCGCCGGGCAAGGAGATTCGGGTCTTCGGCCTGGAACGTGAGCTGGTCCGGTTGAGTCGAGTGGAGTGGTCGAAGGAGCACGCGATCCAAACGCGCGTCGCGTGGAAGGGCACCGGCTGGCAGGTGGCCACGTCGGCGTTCTTCGCCGTCGGCTTCGTTGGCGTGCTCGTTCTCGTCGGCCTTTCCGTCGCGCGTGGAACGGCGACCGTCGGCGACCTCGCACTGGCGCTCGTCCTCGCGCGAACGATGAGCCACAATCTTGGCATGGTGGTCGGGATGACGCGTTGGCTGGTCGACTGCCTCGCGACCGGCCAGCGGTTCCTCTGGCTGGTCGAGCGAGGTCGGGCGGAGGAACCGGCCGCGACCGCGCCGGTGCCGGCCCGGTTGAAGCAGGGCATGGTGTTGAAGAACCTCTCGTTCGGCTACCCCGGGACCGACCGCGTGATCCTGGACGACGTCACGCTGACTCTGGCCGCGGGCAGCGTGGTGGCCTTGGTCGGCGAGAACGGAGCCGGGAAGAGCACTTTGGTCAAGCTGCTCTGCGGAATGTACGAGCCGACCGGCGGCGCGGTCCTCGTCGACGGAACCGATCTCCGCGAGCTGGATCCGCGGGAATGGCGCAAGCGCTGTACGGGAGCGTTCCAGGACCACGCGAGGCTGGAGCTCCAGGTCCGGGACGCCGTCACCATCGGCGACCTCGACCGGCTCGGTGACCGCGACGCCGCGGAGGATTCGCTGGCCGCGGCTGGGGCGGCCGAACTGGCAAGCACGTTGCCGAATGGACTCGACACCCAGCTCGGGACGACCTGGCCCGGCGGCACCGACCTGTCAGGGGGCCAGTGGCAGAAGGTCGCGTTGGCCCGTGGGCTGATGCGCGACGACCCACTCCTGACCGTGCTGGACGAACCCACCGCCAGCCTGGACGCGCAGACCGAAGACGCATTGTTCGCCCGGTACGCCGCCGAAGCCCGTCGAAGCCGTCCCTCGAACGGGGTGACCCTGCTCGTTTCGCACCGGTTCTCCACCGTACGGGCTGCCGATCACATCGTCGTTCTCGGCCACACCGGGGTCCTCGAACAGGGGAGCCACGACGAGCTGATCCGCCGGGACGGTGTCTACGCGGAGCTCTACCACCTGCAGGCACGCGGCTACAGGTGA
- a CDS encoding N-acetylglucosamine kinase — MTYYLGVDAGNSKTLAMVCTATGEVVGFGRSGNGDIYGAATADTAVDTVLAAIASTSIDLAEVDGAAFRLAGIDWPADEAFWRKQLADKLPDLRSVTIENDGFAAIRCGSLSGIGLGIVVGTGNAVAGRGPKGTSFSASFWIQEENGAAGLGAAALRAVFHEAAGIGPATTLTPTLLAHFGQDDAESLLELLTAREGPREPRDRPVLAPLVTRAAASGDAVAREIVTEMAERLADYTAFVARRVGYAATDPMPIVLAGSVVAGGECVADAIAAALPRQLPNAHTTISTLPPIAGATLDALAESSVELTEAIVDELRATIPTL, encoded by the coding sequence GTGACGTACTACCTCGGCGTCGACGCGGGCAACAGCAAGACGCTCGCGATGGTCTGCACGGCCACCGGCGAGGTGGTGGGGTTCGGGCGCAGCGGGAACGGCGACATCTACGGCGCCGCGACCGCCGACACGGCGGTGGACACGGTGTTGGCGGCGATCGCTTCGACCTCGATCGACCTCGCCGAGGTCGACGGTGCCGCGTTCCGGCTGGCCGGGATCGACTGGCCGGCGGACGAGGCGTTCTGGCGCAAGCAACTGGCAGACAAGCTTCCTGACCTTCGATCGGTGACCATCGAGAACGACGGCTTCGCGGCGATCCGATGCGGCTCGCTCTCCGGCATCGGGCTCGGGATCGTGGTCGGCACCGGGAACGCCGTCGCCGGCCGAGGACCGAAGGGCACGAGCTTCAGCGCTTCGTTCTGGATCCAGGAGGAGAACGGCGCCGCCGGCCTCGGAGCGGCGGCGCTGCGGGCGGTGTTCCACGAAGCCGCCGGCATCGGTCCGGCCACCACCCTCACGCCGACGCTGCTCGCGCACTTCGGGCAGGACGACGCCGAGAGCCTGCTGGAGCTGCTGACGGCACGCGAAGGTCCGCGCGAGCCGCGCGACCGGCCCGTGCTCGCTCCCCTCGTCACCCGTGCCGCCGCCAGTGGCGACGCCGTCGCACGCGAGATCGTCACCGAGATGGCGGAACGGCTCGCGGACTACACCGCGTTCGTCGCCCGCAGGGTCGGCTACGCCGCGACGGACCCGATGCCGATCGTCCTCGCCGGCTCGGTCGTCGCCGGAGGCGAGTGCGTGGCAGACGCCATCGCCGCCGCCCTCCCCCGCCAACTCCCCAACGCCCACACGACAATCTCCACCCTCCCACCCATCGCCGGAGCCACCCTCGACGCCCTCGCCGAGTCCAGCGTCGAGCTGACCGAAGCGATCGTGGACGAGCTGCGCGCTACGATCCCCACGCTGTAG
- a CDS encoding aromatic amino acid ammonia-lyase: MGPTDIFLDGESLTPYDVVSVVRGGATVALDPVARARVEATARAVQQAVAWRPVYGATTGVGANRDVVAERAGHGQRILLSHATAGGDALPDEVARAVLVVRANQLAAGGSGTRAEVLDGLVVAIGLGAAPLLHGYTGIGTGDLSALAELGLQLAGELPWRSGAPPVVALTDLDVLPFLSSTAATVAQAIVAAIDLAELLTATYPVTALSFVALGGNPEAFDARVHEARPQPGQAEAAKAVRDLLAGGRPTTPLRIQDPFGLRSFPQVHGPAVHALDRLLEVLTIELNSRAENPLVVRTEAGGDVLHHGNWHGAPVALALDSARLALHSVASLSVARTASLMNPDLTALTSFLAEGPAGSSGAMGVEYVQHAALARLRSLAAPASLSTARMSRGAEDHASFSTEAARLTGESVQPFRTVLACELVTATRALRLAGAKPADLLPSGVGEAYQRAYDELPPDLGDRPLTIDIAKAEALLVAR, translated from the coding sequence GTGGGACCGACAGACATCTTCCTCGACGGAGAGTCGTTGACACCTTACGACGTTGTTTCCGTCGTACGAGGCGGTGCGACCGTCGCCCTCGACCCGGTCGCACGGGCACGGGTCGAGGCCACGGCGAGGGCCGTGCAGCAGGCCGTCGCCTGGCGTCCGGTGTACGGGGCGACCACCGGCGTCGGCGCGAACCGCGACGTCGTGGCCGAACGAGCGGGCCACGGCCAGCGCATCCTGCTGAGCCACGCGACTGCCGGCGGCGACGCACTGCCGGACGAGGTCGCGCGGGCTGTGCTCGTCGTCCGGGCGAACCAGCTCGCAGCGGGCGGATCGGGCACGCGGGCCGAGGTGCTCGACGGACTCGTCGTCGCGATCGGCCTGGGCGCGGCGCCGTTGCTGCACGGCTACACCGGGATCGGTACGGGCGATCTGTCCGCACTCGCCGAGCTCGGGCTGCAACTCGCGGGCGAGCTGCCCTGGCGGTCGGGGGCGCCGCCGGTGGTCGCGCTCACCGACCTCGACGTACTGCCGTTCCTGTCGAGCACCGCCGCGACCGTGGCGCAGGCGATCGTCGCCGCGATCGACCTCGCCGAGCTGCTCACCGCCACGTACCCGGTGACCGCGCTGTCGTTCGTCGCGCTCGGCGGCAACCCGGAAGCGTTCGACGCCCGGGTGCACGAGGCCCGCCCGCAACCCGGTCAGGCCGAGGCGGCGAAGGCAGTCCGCGACCTGCTCGCCGGTGGCAGGCCGACGACACCGCTGCGGATCCAGGACCCGTTCGGCCTGCGATCGTTTCCCCAGGTGCACGGTCCGGCCGTCCACGCGCTCGATCGGCTGTTGGAGGTCCTGACCATCGAGCTCAACTCGCGCGCCGAGAACCCGCTCGTCGTACGAACCGAGGCCGGCGGCGACGTTCTGCACCACGGCAACTGGCACGGCGCGCCGGTCGCCTTGGCGTTGGACTCGGCTCGGCTCGCCCTGCACTCGGTCGCGTCGCTGTCGGTCGCGCGCACCGCGAGCCTGATGAACCCGGACCTCACCGCGCTCACGTCGTTCCTCGCCGAGGGCCCGGCGGGGTCGTCGGGAGCGATGGGGGTGGAGTACGTCCAGCACGCGGCGCTGGCGCGGCTGCGTTCGCTGGCCGCTCCCGCGAGCCTCTCGACGGCCCGGATGTCGCGCGGCGCGGAGGACCACGCGAGCTTCTCGACCGAGGCGGCTCGGCTGACCGGGGAGAGCGTGCAGCCGTTCCGTACGGTGCTCGCGTGCGAGCTGGTCACCGCGACGCGGGCGCTCCGGCTGGCCGGCGCGAAGCCCGCCGACCTGCTGCCGTCCGGGGTGGGTGAGGCGTACCAACGCGCGTACGACGAGCTACCTCCGGACCTCGGCGACCGACCCCTGACAATCGACATCGCGAAAGCCGAGGCACTGCTCGTCGCTCGCTAG